Proteins from a single region of Methanotorris igneus Kol 5:
- a CDS encoding 2-phosphoglycerate kinase: MGFEYLTNQIIVKDKDYEMPFSKGILARSLTAAGLKPSIAYSIAREIEGMLKDEGVKVISKDELRRRVYYYLIDKNYYHIAEKYLLWRRILKKHPIIILIGGASGVGTSTIAFEIASRLGIPSVIGTDSIREVMRRSISKDLVPMLYESSYTAWKAIRTPLPENCNIYITGFERHIEPVLIGVEGIIDRSLTEGLSVIIEGTHLVPGFISEKYTTMPNIIFIVLSLSSEELHKKRFSARARVSNRPMERYLKHFKIIRMINDYIVEQAKKNNVPVVENVSISQTVEKCLEIITERFMNLDDGNDDDF, translated from the coding sequence ATGGGGTTTGAGTATTTAACAAACCAAATTATTGTTAAGGATAAGGACTATGAAATGCCATTTTCAAAAGGAATCTTAGCGAGATCTTTAACTGCTGCAGGATTAAAACCAAGTATTGCATATTCAATAGCAAGAGAAATTGAAGGAATGTTAAAAGACGAGGGAGTAAAAGTAATCAGTAAGGATGAACTCAGAAGAAGGGTATATTATTACCTCATTGATAAAAACTACTACCACATAGCAGAGAAATATTTACTTTGGAGAAGAATCTTGAAAAAACACCCAATAATAATACTGATAGGAGGAGCAAGTGGAGTAGGAACTTCAACAATTGCCTTTGAGATAGCATCGCGACTCGGAATCCCAAGCGTTATAGGGACTGACTCAATAAGGGAAGTTATGAGAAGGAGCATATCAAAGGACTTAGTCCCCATGCTTTATGAATCGTCATACACTGCATGGAAAGCAATAAGAACCCCACTACCAGAAAACTGCAATATATACATTACAGGATTTGAAAGGCACATTGAGCCAGTTTTAATTGGGGTTGAGGGTATTATAGATAGGAGTTTAACAGAAGGTTTGAGCGTCATCATAGAGGGAACCCATTTAGTTCCCGGATTTATAAGTGAAAAATACACAACAATGCCAAACATCATATTCATTGTTTTATCTTTGAGTTCAGAAGAACTTCATAAGAAAAGATTTTCCGCACGGGCAAGGGTAAGTAACAGGCCAATGGAGAGGTATTTAAAACATTTCAAAATCATTAGAATGATAAATGATTATATTGTAGAGCAGGCAAAGAAAAATAACGTTCCTGTGGTGGAGAATGTCTCAATTAGCCAAACTGTTGAAAAATGCTTAGAAATTATAACGGAAAGATTTATGAACTTAGATGATGGAAATGATGATGACTTTTAA